In one Aquabacterium sp. OR-4 genomic region, the following are encoded:
- the rplN gene encoding 50S ribosomal protein L14, giving the protein MIQMQSRLDVADNTGAKSVMCIKVLGGSKRRYAGIGDIIKVSIKEAAPRGRVKKGEVYSAVVVRTAKGVRRQDGSLVKFDGNAAVLLNAKLEPIGTRIFGPVTRELRSERFMKIVSLAPEVL; this is encoded by the coding sequence ATGATCCAAATGCAATCGCGACTCGACGTCGCTGACAACACGGGCGCGAAGTCCGTCATGTGCATCAAGGTGCTCGGTGGTTCCAAGCGCCGTTATGCCGGAATCGGCGACATCATCAAGGTGTCGATCAAAGAAGCCGCTCCGCGTGGCCGCGTCAAAAAGGGCGAGGTCTACAGCGCTGTGGTGGTTCGCACTGCCAAGGGCGTGCGCCGCCAGGACGGCTCGCTGGTGAAGTTCGACGGCAATGCCGCCGTGCTGCTCAACGCCAAGCTCGAGCCGATCGGCACCCGCATCTTCGGCCCGGTCACGCGTGAACTGCGCAGCGAGCGCTTCATGAAGATCGTGTCGCTGGCGCCTGAAGTGCTGTAA
- the rplX gene encoding 50S ribosomal protein L24, which translates to MNKIRKGDQVIVTTGRDKGKRGTVTLRVDEEKILVEGINVVKKHVKPNPMKGTTGGVIDKTMPIHQSNVAIFNPATGKGDRVGVKLLADGKKVRVFKSSGEEIKA; encoded by the coding sequence ATGAACAAGATTCGCAAGGGCGACCAGGTCATCGTGACCACCGGTCGCGACAAGGGCAAGCGCGGCACGGTGACGCTGCGCGTCGACGAGGAAAAGATCCTCGTTGAGGGCATCAACGTGGTGAAGAAGCACGTCAAGCCCAACCCCATGAAGGGCACCACGGGTGGCGTGATCGACAAGACCATGCCGATCCACCAATCCAACGTCGCGATCTTCAATCCGGCCACCGGCAAGGGTGACCGGGTTGGCGTGAAGTTGCTGGCCGATGGCAAGAAGGTTCGCGTCTTCAAGTCCAGCGGCGAAGAGATCAAGGCGTAA
- the rplE gene encoding 50S ribosomal protein L5, protein MARLQQFYREKVVPDLMAKFGYTSVMEVPRLTKITLNMGVSEAVADKKVMDHAVGDLTKISGQKPVVTKSRKAIAGFKIRENLPIGCMVTLRGVRMFEFLDRFVTIALPRVRDFRGISGRSFDGRGNYNVGVKEQIIFPEIEYDKIDALRGLNISFTTTAKTDDECKALLAAFRFPFKN, encoded by the coding sequence ATGGCTCGTCTGCAACAGTTTTACCGCGAGAAGGTCGTTCCCGACCTGATGGCGAAGTTCGGCTACACGTCGGTGATGGAAGTGCCGCGCCTGACCAAGATCACGCTCAACATGGGTGTGAGCGAGGCGGTCGCCGACAAGAAGGTCATGGATCACGCTGTGGGTGATCTGACCAAGATCTCCGGCCAGAAGCCGGTGGTGACCAAGAGCCGCAAGGCCATCGCAGGCTTCAAGATCCGCGAGAACCTGCCCATCGGCTGCATGGTCACGCTGCGCGGTGTGCGCATGTTCGAATTCCTCGACCGCTTCGTCACCATCGCGCTGCCGCGCGTGCGTGACTTCCGCGGCATCTCGGGTCGCTCGTTCGATGGTCGCGGCAACTACAACGTTGGCGTCAAAGAACAGATCATCTTTCCCGAGATCGAGTACGACAAGATCGACGCGCTGCGTGGCCTGAACATCAGCTTCACCACCACGGCCAAGACCGACGACGAGTGCAAGGCGCTGCTGGCTGCCTTCCGCTTCCCGTTCAAGAACTGA
- the rpsN gene encoding 30S ribosomal protein S14 encodes MAKLSLKQREEKREKLVAKYAKKYAELKAVIGDSKRSDEERYLARLELQKLPRNANPTRLRNRCELTGRPNGVFRTFGLGRMKIRELAFKGDIPGVTKASW; translated from the coding sequence GTGGCCAAACTTTCCCTCAAGCAGCGTGAAGAGAAGCGCGAGAAGCTGGTTGCCAAGTACGCGAAGAAGTACGCCGAGCTGAAGGCCGTCATTGGCGACAGCAAGCGTTCGGACGAAGAGCGTTACCTGGCGCGTCTGGAGCTGCAGAAGCTGCCGCGCAACGCCAACCCGACCCGTTTGCGCAACCGCTGCGAACTGACCGGTCGTCCGAATGGCGTGTTCCGCACCTTCGGTCTGGGCCGCATGAAGATCCGTGAGCTCGCCTTCAAGGGCGACATCCCGGGCGTGACCAAGGCCAGCTGGTAA